GCTCCTGATCGTGCTCGTGGCGGCGTTCAACATCGTGGCCACGCTCATCATGGTCGTGATGGAAAAGAAAAAGGACATCGCGATCCTGAAGTCGATGGGTGCCACGGCGGCGGGGGTGGGTCGCATTTTCGTGTTCAAAGGGCTCGTCATCGGCGTCGTGGGGACTCTGCTCGGGAACGTGGCCGGGTACGTGGCCTGCTGGGCGCTGCGGCGTTACGAGTTCATCGAACTTCCGAAGGACGTGTTCTACGTCTCCACGCTGCCCGTGAAGATCTACCCCGAGTACTTCCTCCTCGTGACGGCCGCTTCGCTTTTCATCTGTCTTCTGGCGACGCTCTACCCGGCGAGGCAGGCGGCGCGGCTCCTGCCGGTCGACGTGATCCGGTATGAGTGAGACTCTGCTCGAAGCGATCGGGCTCGAGAAGCGTTACGGCGAGAGCGTGGAGGTCTTGCGAGGGCTCGACCTGCGGGTGCGGGAGGGCGAAAAGCTCGCCGTCGTGGGAGCCTCCGGGGTGGGGAAGAGCACGCTGCTCCACATCCTCGGCGGCCTGGACCGCCCCACCCGCGGGCGGGTTCTCTTCCGGGGTCGCGACGTCTTTTCCGGGAGCGAGCGGGAGCTCGCCGCCTTCCGCAACAGCCAGATCGGCTTCGTCTTCCAGTTCCACCACCTCCTGGCCGACTTCACGGCGCTCGAGAACGTCATGATGCCGGCGCTCATCGGGCGCAGGCCGTGGGGGGAGGCTCGCAAGAGGGCCCTCGACGTGCTCCGCCGGGTGGGGCTCGAAGCGCGGCTCGGGCACAAGCCGGGCGAGCTTTCGGGGGGCGAGCAGCAGCGCGTGGCGGTGGCCCGGGCCGTCGTGCTTTCGCCTCCGCTCGTGCTCGCGGACGAGCCCACGGGGAACCTCGACCCCGCGACCGGCGAGCACATCGCGGAGCTTCTTGTGGAGTGGAACGTGCGGTACGGCGTGACGCTCGTCGTCGTGACACACAACGAACGACTGGCCCGGAAAATGGACCGGGTGCTCCGGCTCGAATCGGGCCGCCTCCACTGAGAGCGCGGCTTTGCGCGGAAAGGGTCGTTCTGCTAGCCGTCGCCGCACGTCGGGCGGAAGAGGCTCCGGGATGTCGAAGGGTCGGTGGTCGGTCTGGTTTCTCGTCCTCTGGGTCGGCTGGGCGCTGGCTCTGGAGCCGGTTCGCATCGACGAGGTGCGGATCGAGGGGAACTCCCGTGTCGAGGAAGAAGCCATCCGTGTGCACCTCGGGGTGGAAGCCGGCTCCGTGCTGGACGAAAAGCTCGTCGACGACGACGTGCGGGCCATCTACCGCATGGGGTTTTTCGAGGACGTCTCCGCCGAGCTGCTCGACGAGAACGGAAAGAAGGTCCTCGTCTACCGCGTCCGGGAGCGTCCGGTCGTCCGCGAGATTCGCATCGAAGGAGAAAAGGCCCTCGACCGCGAGGAGCTGGAGGCGGCGCTCAAGGTGCGTCCCAACACGATCCTCGACCCGGTGCAGGTCCGGAAGGGGATCGAGAACGCGAAAAAAGAGTACGAGAAAAAGGGCTATCTCGACGCCCGGATCGACTACGAGGTCGAGCCGGTGGGACCCGGGCAGGTCGATCTGGTCTTCCGCGTCGACGAAGGCAAGCGCATCCGGGTGGCCGAGATCGTCTTCGAGGGCGTTCGGGCCATGAAGCCACGCGAGCTTCGCGGGGTGATGCAGACCAAAAAGAAATGGTTTCTCTCGTTCCTCACCGGTTCGGGCAACCTCGACCGCGAGGTCCTGAAGGCGGACATCGAGAGGCTCACGGCGTTCTACTACGACCACGGCTTCATCGACGTGAAGATCGACGAGCCCGTGGTGGAGAGGACGAAGGACGGCCTTCGGGTCACGATCAAGATCGACGAAGGCGAGCGCTACCGGGTGGGGAAGGTGCGGATCGCGGGGGACCTGCTTCCGGAAAACGAGCGCCTCCTGCGCCGGCTCGAGTTGAAAGAGGGGGACACGTTCCGGGCCAGTCTCCTGCGGAAGGACATCGACTTCCTCACCGAGCGCTACGGGGACCACGGCTACGCGTTCGTCAACGTCACGCCCGAGACTTCGGTGGATCCCGAGAAAAGGACCGTCGACGTGACCTACGTGGTTCGGCAGGGGCCGGTCGTGTACTTCCGCCGCATCGAGATCACGGGCAACACGAAAACCCGCGACAAGGTGATCCGCCGCGAACTCGAGGTGGCGGAACAGCAGCGTTTTTCGGGTCGGGCGCTGCGGCGGAGCCAGGAGCGCGTGCGTCGGCTCGGTTTTTTCCAGGAAGTGAACTTCACGACCCGCAAGGCGGACGAGAACCAGCTCGACCTGCTCGTCGACGTGAAGGAAGGCCCCACGGGGTCTTTCGCGGCAGGGGCCGGAATCAGCTCCGGCGAGTCGTTTCTCTTCAACGTCCGGCTCGCGGAGATCAACCTCTTCGGGCGGGGCCAGAGGGTCGTGCTGAACGCCGACTTCGGCTCCATCCGGCAGAATTTTTCGCTGAGCTTCACCGAGCCCTATCTCTTCGACACTCCGCTCACGGCCGGCGTGGAGGCGTTCCGGTGGCGTCTCGATTTTCTCGACTTCACACGCTCGGGTACGGGGGGAGGGTTGCGCTTCCTCTACCCGCTCCCGGCTCTCGGCTACCGCAGTTTTCTCGGTTTTCCGCTCCGCGACACCCGCGTCGGGCTCGAGTACCGGTTCGAGCAGGCGGAAATCTCGAACGTGAGCGCGGCCGCGGCCACGGTCATCCGGGCCGAGCAGGGAACCGAGCTCACGAGCAGCGTGACGCCGAGGCTTTTTCGGGACACGCGGAACCACCCCTTCGACCCGACCGCGGGCTCCATGCAGGACCTTTCGGTCGAGCTCGCCGGTCTCGGGGGAACGAGCCGCTTCTTCAAGGCCGAAGCCCGGGGCCGCTGGTACTATCCCTTCTACCGCAATCCGGACTGGGGGACGTTCGTGTTCTCGACGGGTCTCACGCTGGCCTTCGGCCGGTCGTTCGCCGGAAAGAGTCGCGAGCTG
The sequence above is a segment of the Candidatus Binatia bacterium genome. Coding sequences within it:
- the lolD gene encoding lipoprotein-releasing system ATP-binding protein LolD, with product MSETLLEAIGLEKRYGESVEVLRGLDLRVREGEKLAVVGASGVGKSTLLHILGGLDRPTRGRVLFRGRDVFSGSERELAAFRNSQIGFVFQFHHLLADFTALENVMMPALIGRRPWGEARKRALDVLRRVGLEARLGHKPGELSGGEQQRVAVARAVVLSPPLVLADEPTGNLDPATGEHIAELLVEWNVRYGVTLVVVTHNERLARKMDRVLRLESGRLH
- the yaeT gene encoding outer membrane protein assembly factor BamA gives rise to the protein MSKGRWSVWFLVLWVGWALALEPVRIDEVRIEGNSRVEEEAIRVHLGVEAGSVLDEKLVDDDVRAIYRMGFFEDVSAELLDENGKKVLVYRVRERPVVREIRIEGEKALDREELEAALKVRPNTILDPVQVRKGIENAKKEYEKKGYLDARIDYEVEPVGPGQVDLVFRVDEGKRIRVAEIVFEGVRAMKPRELRGVMQTKKKWFLSFLTGSGNLDREVLKADIERLTAFYYDHGFIDVKIDEPVVERTKDGLRVTIKIDEGERYRVGKVRIAGDLLPENERLLRRLELKEGDTFRASLLRKDIDFLTERYGDHGYAFVNVTPETSVDPEKRTVDVTYVVRQGPVVYFRRIEITGNTKTRDKVIRRELEVAEQQRFSGRALRRSQERVRRLGFFQEVNFTTRKADENQLDLLVDVKEGPTGSFAAGAGISSGESFLFNVRLAEINLFGRGQRVVLNADFGSIRQNFSLSFTEPYLFDTPLTAGVEAFRWRLDFLDFTRSGTGGGLRFLYPLPALGYRSFLGFPLRDTRVGLEYRFEQAEISNVSAAAATVIRAEQGTELTSSVTPRLFRDTRNHPFDPTAGSMQDLSVELAGLGGTSRFFKAEARGRWYYPFYRNPDWGTFVFSTGLTLAFGRSFAGKSRELPLFERYFPGGINSVRGFDVRTLGPRVPVFDERGRLVDIDPIGGSQEFVGNFELIFPLAESVGLRGVVFFDAGEAFRATEWMDPADLRLAYGVGIRWLSPIGPLRFEVGFPINRRADDSARAINFTFGGPP